A region of Candidatus Leptovillus gracilis DNA encodes the following proteins:
- a CDS encoding HDIG domain-containing protein, whose product MTSSFAIDLTPYAGRWVALIQGQVAGVGETPEAARRLAQHNRPKERLALRYVEASGGEPLALPPLLADLRPFFAELDIPVYLVGGAVRDALLGRPGHDLDFVVPDQAIRLAFKVADFLHRPAYVLDQERDAGRVVLREADTTLDFSRFRGPDLAADLQDRDFTVNAMALPATAVTQAALVDPHGGLADLAARRLRLVQPEALAHDPVRALRAIRQCLTLDLSLTPETGAAVRAAAPLLSQASIERVRDELLKLFNTAVPHQALSDMWQLGVLAEVLPEIAALDGVAQSPPHLFAVLPHTVQVLRWLALVETAVVSQIPTPDDSLHIAQQALAPYAPHLAEHLARPVDGSLDGRVLLRLGALFHDVGKKATQTIEADGRIRFLGHDGVGAAMANGRLRQLCLSNQAIKHVEVIVAGHMRPLQLAGTAGLPSRRAIYRYFQATQTAGLDIGLLSLADHLATYDGPGPMEIWAHLVNVVARLLRHYFDHHADTIAPPPLLDGHELARQLQLKPGPEIGRLLRLIREAQAAGEIHSREEALALAWDSKQ is encoded by the coding sequence ATGACTTCATCTTTTGCTATAGACCTCACCCCTTATGCCGGCCGTTGGGTGGCGCTGATTCAAGGCCAGGTGGCTGGCGTTGGCGAGACGCCGGAGGCGGCCAGACGATTGGCGCAGCACAACCGCCCCAAGGAGCGGCTGGCGCTGCGCTACGTGGAAGCGTCGGGTGGGGAACCGCTGGCCTTGCCGCCGCTGTTGGCCGATTTACGGCCGTTCTTCGCCGAACTCGACATCCCCGTTTACCTGGTGGGCGGGGCCGTGCGCGACGCCTTACTGGGTCGCCCCGGCCACGACCTGGATTTTGTCGTGCCCGACCAGGCCATTCGCCTGGCTTTTAAGGTGGCCGATTTTCTGCATAGGCCGGCTTATGTGCTGGACCAGGAGCGCGACGCCGGGCGGGTGGTGCTGCGCGAAGCGGATACTACCCTGGATTTTTCTCGCTTTCGCGGGCCAGACCTGGCCGCCGATTTGCAGGACCGCGACTTTACCGTCAACGCGATGGCTCTGCCGGCGACGGCCGTTACCCAGGCCGCGCTCGTTGATCCTCACGGCGGGCTGGCAGACCTGGCTGCCCGCCGTCTGCGCCTGGTACAACCAGAGGCGTTGGCCCATGACCCGGTGCGTGCCTTACGCGCCATCCGCCAATGCCTGACGCTGGATCTGAGCCTGACGCCAGAAACAGGCGCGGCCGTGCGCGCCGCTGCCCCCCTGCTGTCCCAGGCGTCCATTGAACGGGTGCGCGACGAACTGCTGAAGCTGTTCAACACGGCCGTACCACACCAGGCTCTCAGCGACATGTGGCAGTTGGGTGTGTTGGCCGAGGTGCTGCCGGAAATTGCCGCGCTGGACGGCGTGGCCCAATCGCCGCCGCACCTGTTTGCTGTGCTGCCCCACACTGTTCAAGTGTTACGCTGGCTGGCGCTGGTGGAGACGGCCGTCGTCAGCCAAATCCCCACCCCCGATGACAGCCTACACATTGCCCAGCAGGCATTGGCCCCTTACGCCCCCCATCTGGCCGAACACCTGGCGCGGCCGGTGGATGGCAGTCTGGACGGCCGTGTGCTGCTCCGTTTGGGGGCGCTGTTTCATGACGTGGGCAAAAAAGCGACGCAAACCATCGAGGCCGACGGCCGTATTCGTTTTCTGGGGCATGATGGGGTGGGGGCGGCGATGGCGAACGGCCGTTTGCGCCAGCTTTGCCTGAGCAACCAGGCCATCAAACACGTCGAAGTTATTGTCGCCGGGCATATGCGGCCGTTGCAGTTAGCCGGAACTGCTGGGCTGCCTTCACGCCGGGCTATTTACCGCTACTTCCAGGCCACGCAAACCGCCGGGCTGGACATTGGCCTGCTCAGTCTGGCCGACCACCTGGCAACTTATGACGGTCCTGGCCCGATGGAGATATGGGCGCATCTGGTAAACGTGGTCGCCCGCCTGCTGCGCCATTATTTCGACCACCACGCCGACACCATCGCCCCGCCGCCGCTGCTGGACGGGCATGAACTGGCGCGCCAATTGCAGCTAAAACCTGGGCCGGAAATCGGTCGTCTGCTGCGCCTGATCCGCGAAGCCCAGGCCGCCGGGGAAATCCACAGCCGTGAAGAAGCCCTGGCCCTGGCGTGGGATAGTAAGCAGTAG
- the hpt gene encoding hypoxanthine phosphoribosyltransferase yields the protein MRNLSADIDRILIDEAALQSRIEAIAAQITEDYEGIEDLLLICVLKGGYIFLSDLSRALKRPHTLDFMGISSYGSGTSSSGAVQIIMDLKQPIAGKHVLIVEDIIDSGRTLDYMRRNLLARSPASLRICSLLNKPSRREIDVHVEYVGFDIPDEFVVGYGLDFDELYRNLPCIAVLKPAVFAHLTA from the coding sequence CTATCCGCCGACATTGACCGCATCTTGATTGATGAGGCTGCTTTGCAGAGTCGCATCGAGGCCATTGCTGCCCAAATCACCGAAGATTATGAAGGTATTGAAGATTTGCTGCTGATTTGCGTGCTAAAAGGCGGCTATATATTCTTGTCTGACCTGAGCCGCGCTCTGAAACGGCCGCACACCCTTGATTTCATGGGCATTTCCAGCTATGGCTCTGGGACCAGCAGCAGCGGCGCGGTGCAGATCATCATGGACCTCAAACAGCCCATTGCTGGTAAACACGTGCTGATTGTCGAAGACATCATAGACAGCGGCCGTACCCTGGATTACATGCGCCGTAATTTGCTCGCCCGTTCGCCTGCCTCCTTGCGCATCTGCTCGCTGCTGAACAAACCCTCGCGCCGCGAAATTGATGTCCACGTCGAATATGTCGGCTTCGACATCCCCGATGAATTTGTGGTGGGCTATGGCCTGGACTTTGACGAACTTTACCGCAATCTGCCGTGCATTGCCGTGCTAAAACCGGCCGTCTTTGCCCATCTGACGGCGTAG